In one window of Fulvia fulva chromosome 5, complete sequence DNA:
- a CDS encoding Glucan 1,3-beta-glucosidase: MHFSSPLIPFLFAAGSAQAQLQGLLPGLPLPLDLGGLHLQGGGYEPPVVEQLGNLALSQFSKYTAYPGPSPTATPKQLSPQMLAAAAATSVASQCDYWMENIKHQGIAAFNSNPSGYQVFRNVKDFGAKGDGVTDDAAAINRAISSGGRCGPGTCGSSTTTPAVVYFPAGTYMVNSSIIDYYYTQIIGNPRCLPTIKAFPKFTGGLGVIDGNQYGANGLGFGATNVFWRQIRNLIIDTTLVPASSSITGIHWPTAQATSIQNVIFQMSNARGTQHQGIFIEEGSGGFMNDLKFYGGLYGGNWGNQQFTMRNLTFDGVQTAINQIWDWGWTYKNININNCSVALNIANGGSNALTVGSVTFIDSTISNTPVGIITGRQQGSQPSTAGSIIIENVKLNNVPVATRGPNGPLLQGTNYISAWGQGNSYTPNGPSVINGQIAANNRPSNLLQGDGKFYERSKPQYEELPLSSFISARAAGATGNGRTDDTQALQAAITQAKSQNKVLYLDHGDYLVSSTIYIPAGSKIVGETYSVILSSGQFFNNMKDPKPVVQIGKPGESGSVELSDFIVSTQGQQTGAILFQVNIASPSGNPTGLWDVHARIGGFAGSKLLLADCPTTPGTVITSANLKQSCISGYITFHITKYATGIYLENTWFWVADHDIEDPTLRQITVYSGRGLLDQSAGPVWLVGTSVEHHVRYEYQFANAKNVFQGQIQTETAYYQPNPIATIPFPRNDTIFDPQFTQATVSDGNTVIPAADGWGLRILNSQNILTYGAGLYSFFSNQSTTCSDQGQGVRCQNRINSIEGSSSGISIYNLNTVGTHWPITINGTDVAKWDQNQGGFIQTVALFRK; this comes from the exons ATGCATTTCTCATCTCCTCTCATTCCGTTTCTCTTCGCTGCTGGCAGCGCACAAGCCCAGCTACAAGGACTTCTTCCAGGGCTGCCACTGCCTCTGGACCTTGGCGGCCTTCACTTGCAAGGTGGTGGCTATGAGCCACCTGTTGTTGAGCAGTTGGGCAACCTGGCTCTGAGCCAATTTAGCAA ATACACTGCCTACCCAGGACCCTCACCCACCGCAACGCCGAAGCAGCTGAGTCCACAAATGCTAGCTGCAGCCGCAGCCACATCGGTAGCATCGCAATGCGATTACTGGATGGAGAATATCAAACACCAGGGCATCGCCGCATTCAACTCCAACCCCTCCGGATACCAAGTCTTCCGCAACGTCAAGGACTTTGGAGCAAAAGGAGATGGAGTAACAGATGATGCGGCTGCGATCAACAGGGCGATCTCGAGTGGAGGACGTTGTGGACCTGGAACATGCGGCTCAAGTACTACCACGCCAGCGGTCGTGTACTTCCCTGCGGGCACATACATGGTCAACAGCTCCATCATCGACTACTATTACACACAAATCATCGGCAACCCAAGATGTTTGCCCACTATCAAGGCGTTTCCCAAGTTCACAGGCGGTCTGGGTGTCATTGATGGCAATCAATATGGAGCGAATGGACTTGGGTTTGGAGCAACAAACGTATTCTGGCGTCAGATCAGGAACTTGATCATTGACACCACTCTCGTCCCAGCTTCAAGCTCGATTACTGGTATCCACTGGCCCACAGCACAGGCAACAAGCATTCAGAATGTAATATTCCAGATGAGCAACGCAAGAGGTACTCAGCACCAGGGTATCTTCATCGAGGAAGGTAGTGGAGGATTCATGAACGACCTGAAGTTCTACGGAGGTCTCTACGGTGGCAATTGGGGCAACCAGCAGTTCACTATGCGCAATTTGACCTTCGATGGAGTCCAGACGGCCATCAACCAGAT ATGGGACTGGGGCTGGACTTACAAGAACATCAACATCAATAACTGCTCTGTCGCTTTGAACATCGCGAACGGCGGCAGCAATGCACTCACGGTTGGCTCAGTCACGTTCATCGACTCGACCATTAGCAACACTCCCGTGGGTATCATTACTGGCAGACAGCAGGGCTCCCAACCGTCGACTGCTGGATCCATCATTATAGAGAATGTCAAGCTGAACAACGTTCCTGTTGCCACACGCGGCCCCAATGGTCCATTGCTCCAAGGCACGAACTACATCTCGGCTTGGGGTCAGGGCAACTCGTACACTCCCAACGGTCCAAGCGTGATCAATGGGCAGATCGCTGCCAACAACAGGCCTTCGAACCTGCTCCAAGGTGACGGAAAGTTCTACGAGAGGTCGAAGCCACAGTACGAAGAGCTCCCATTGTCCTCATTCATCAGCGCTCGCGCTGCGGGCGCGACCGGTAACGGCAGGACGGACGATACTCAGGCATTGCAAGCAGCAATCACCCAGGCAAAGTCCCAGAACAAGGTTCTGTACTTGGACCACGgtgactaccttgtctcCAGCACAATCTACATTCCAGCTGGCTCGAAGATCGTTGGCGAAACATACTCTGTCATCCTATCATCCGGCCAGTTCTTCAACAACATGAAAGACCCGAAGCCGGTGGTCCAAATAGGGAAGCCTGGAGAATCTGGCAGCGTCGAGTTGTCCGACTTCATCGTCAGTACCCAGGGACAGCAAACGGGAGCAATTCTGTTCCAGGTCAATATCGCATCTCCTTCTGGCAACCCAACAGGGTTGTGGGACGTACACGCTCGCATTGGTGGCTTCGCTGGATCGAAGCTCCTTCTTGCGGACTGTCCTACCACGCCGGGCACGGTGATCACTTCTGCGAACTTGAAGCAGAGCTGCATCTCTGGATATATTACCTTCCATATTACGAAGTATGCAACGGGCATCTATCTCGAGAACACGTGGTTCTG GGTTGCCGACCACGACATCGAAGATCCAACCTTGAGGCAAATCACTGTCTACTCCGGCCGCGGCCTCCTCGACCAATCCGCCGGCCCAGTATGGCTGGTTGGCACAAGCGTAGAGCACCACGTCCGCTACGAGTACCAATTCGCCAACGCCAAGAACGTCTTCCAAGGCCAGATCCAGACCGAAACTGCCTACTACCAGCCCAACCCCATCGCCACCATCCCCTTCCCTCGCAACGACACAATCTTCGACCCACAATTCACTCAAGCCACCGTGAGCGACGGCAACACCGTCATTCCAGCAGCAGACGGATGGGGCCTGCGGATCTTGAACTCGCAGAACATTCTGACGTACGGAGCGGGTCTGTATTCCTTCTTCAGCAACCAAAGCACAACGTGCTCGGACCAGGGACAGGGTGTCAGGTGTCAGAACAGGATCAATAGTATTGAGGGCTCGTCGAGTGGGATTTCGATCTATAATCTGAATACTGTCGGGACGCATTGGCCGATTACTATTAACGGCACTGATGTGGCGAAGTGGGATCAGAACCAGGGAGGGTTCATCCAGACAGTTGCGTTGTTTAGGAAGTAG
- a CDS encoding Disulfide-bond oxidoreductase, which translates to MQLVYKVVLLALLAFMLRSPLLRLQQTATHLIKTTAPAASRTFTSTSTVQNDTMSDDRPSGLIAKKGLELLTFGTPNGHKASIILEELKEAYGKPHYVYQSINIGQNIQKEPWFTEKGPNGRIPVLIDHDNGGLGIMEGQAILSYVTRHFDPDHKFSFTSDPELSLCEQWVAWQHGGLGPMQGQANHFYRLAKERIPYPTQRYVGETERLYGVLDARLKNNDYLVGNTYSIADIANFSWVNVAYFAGVNLDDFPNLHKWWERINARPAVKKGVAVPNEPSITNEAYKRRLKDEPEFKQKEDELKEIGKKAKEQYNYKYSSP; encoded by the exons ATGCAGCTGGTGTATAAGGTAGTACTGCTTGCTCTACTCGCTTTCATGTTGCGCTCTCCTCTTTTGCGGCTACAGCAGACTGCAACTCACTTGATCAAGACCACAGCACCCGCTGCCTCTAGAACCTTTACCAGCACATCGACAGTACAAAACGACACAATGTCCGACGACAGACCATCGGGCTTGATCGCCAAGAAGGGCCTCGAGCTGTTGACCTTTGGCACCCCCAACG GCCACAAAGCAAGCATCATCCTTGAGGAGCTAAAGGAGGCGTACGGAAAGCCACACTACGTCTACCAGTCCATCAACATTGGTCAGAACATCCAGAAAGAGCCTTGGTTCACAGAGAAAGGCCCAAACGGACGTATTCCTGTCCTGATCGACCACGACAATGGTGGCCTTGGTATCATGGAAGGCCAGGCAATCCTGTCTTATGTGACACGACACTTTGATCCAGACCACAAGTTCTCTTTCACCAGCGACCCGGAGCTGTCCCTATGTGAGCAATGGGTCGCATGGCAACATGGCGGGCTTGGACCAATGCAGGGACAGGCGAACCA CTTCTATCGCCTCGCCAAGGAGCGCATCCCGTACCCTACCCAGCGCTACGTTGGCGAGACCGAGCGTCTGTACGGCGTGCTCGATGCACGTCTCAAGAACAACGACTACCTTGTCGGCAACACATACTCGATCGCCGACATTGCAAACTTCTCCTGGGTCAACGTAGCCTACTTTGCTGGCGTCAACCTAGACGACTTCCCCAATCTTCACAAGTGGTGGGAGAGGATCAACGCACGTCCAGCGGTCAAGAAGGGCGTCGCAGTACCGAACGAACCAAGCATCACGAACGAGGCCTACAAGAGGAGACTGAAGGACGAGCCGGAATTCAAGCAAAAGGAGGATGAGCTTAAGGAGATTGGCAAGAAGGCGAAAGAGCAGTACAACTACAAATACTCGTCGCCATAG